GCGGAACCGCGCCTCGACCTCCGAGAAGAAGATGCCCGGCCCGTTCAGCTGGTCGATGATGCCGACGACGCTGATCCCGTCGAGCAGCTGCACCACCGCCGGGTTCTTCTGCATCCGCGTGCCCTCGATCTTCAGCAGCCCGTCATATTCGCCGCTCTTGCCCTTCACCGGCACGAGCGTCAGGTCGAAGGTGCCGTCCTGGATGTTCTGCATGACCCCCGCGCCCTTCAGCACGTCGCCGGCGTCGCGGGCGCGGATGCGGATCGCCGTGCCGCCGTTCTGCGGCACCACGTCGCCCTGGATCGCGGCCTTGCCGACCGCGCCGGTGAAGGTGCCGTTGAGCCCCCGGGCCGTCGAGAACTTGCCCTGGAAGTCGCGGACGGCGATCTTGTCCGTCACCTGCAACTGGGCGACCGCGACCTCGATCGGCCCGCCACCCCCGCCGCCGCCCGACCCGCCGAGCGGCGCGCCGCGCATGTCGAGCGCGTTGCCGGTGATGCGGATCGCGGGCGCGGCGTTGCGCCCCCGCCCGACCAGCACCGCCGAGCCGTCGAGCCAGCCACCCGTGCGCAGCACCGGCAGCGACAGGCGGCGCAGCGTGCCGTTCTCGTTCAGCGCGACCGAGCCCTGCGCGGTCAGGCCCGGCGCCTTGATCGCCAGCTTCTCGACCGAGACCGGCGTGCCGAGCGTGCCCTCGACCTCGAGCGCGCCGGTGCCCGCCGGGGGCAGCCGCCAGCCAAGCTGCGGCAACGACACGCCGAGCCCCGCCATGTCCGAGGTCAGCACGAAGCTCGGCGGCTGGCCATGCGCCAGGGTGATGTCGATCTTCCCGCGCCCCTCGCCCGAGAAGGTGCCCTTCGGCAGGCCGATCCCCAGCGCCTGCGACACCGCCTCCGAGAGCACCACCTCGCCCTCGACCTTGCCCGGCGTGTCCGGGGTGAAGGATTGCGACCAGGCCCCGTCGAAGGGCGCGCCGGAAAGGTCGCCCTGCCCGCGCACGCTCACCCCGGTGTCGTCCACCGCCACGTAGAGCGCGTCGGAGCGCAGCACCTTTCCCGGCACCAGCTCGGCACTCTCGACGCCGGTCACCGTGGCATCGGCGATGACGTTGATCTCCTCGCGCTGCACGCCGTGCTTGAGCGGCGTCACCACGCGTACATCCGCGGCGACCTCGCCGGTGCCGAGCGCCACGGGCTTGTTCGCCTTCTTCATTACCTCGAGCGGCTCCTCGTCGAGGTAGGAGAGCGCCGCCTCGAGCGGGCCGGTGGCGTGGACCATGACCTCGCCGGTCATCGGGCGCGCCGCGAGGTCGGGGATGACGAAGCTCGAGCCCTCGCCCTGCAGCACGCCGCCCTGCCGCGGCCGCACCTCGCCGGAATCCAGCGCGACGGTCAGGCGGTTGCGCAGCAGGGTCAGCAGCCCCACCCCCTCGTAGAGCCGCGGCAGGGTGCGCGAATAGGTCAGCTCGACCCCGGTGAAACGGCTCTGCAGGTAGGGCACGAGGGAGCCGCCCGGCTCGAGCCGCAGCGCGGCGGTCACGTCCTGGAAGGTGCCCGCGTAGATGTTCTTCTCGATCCACTCCCGCGCCTTGTCTGCGGCGGAGCGGGGCCAGTAGGACAGCAACGTCGCGGGGGTCAGCGTGTCGAGCTGCGCGTCGAGCGAGAAGCGCCAGCCGCCCTCCTCGGCCGAGAGCAGCCCGCTCGCCCGCAGCGGCAGCGCCGGATCGGTGACGCGGAGGCGCCCGAGCTCGAAGCGGAACGGGTTGAAGCTGAGCCGCCAGTCGGTCTCGGCCCCCGCGAGCTTCAGCTTGTCGTCAAAGAACCCCTCGGGGTCGGCCTCGAGCCGCGAGAAGCGGAACTGGCCGACCATCGCGTCGGGCATGCCGCCCACCGGACCCTCGAGCACCGCGCGCCCGTCCGAGACCATGGTGCCGATCCGGCTCTTCACCGAGATCTCGTCGAAGGTCAGCGTGTTCGTCGCGGGATCGAAGGAGAAATAGGTGCGCGCGTCCTCGAAGGGGATCGGCTGGGTGTCGGCACGCGGCTGCAGCACCCCCGCGCCGATCTGCAGCGTCGCGGAAAGCTCACCGAGCTCGCCCGCCTCGGTGATCGCGCCGCGCAGCGCGCCCGAGATCGGCGCGCGCAGGCCGTTGAGCCAGGCCAGCGCCGGGGACTGGGTGGCGATGTCCTGCGTGTCGAGGCTGTTCAGCGTCACGCCGAAGCTCGCCGCGCCGGTGCCGATCGGACTTTCGGCGTTGAAGGCCAGCGTCGCCGGCACGTCGCTCCGTCCCAGCAGCGCCACGTCACCCGAAAGCCGCAGCGATGCCCCCTCGCGGTGCAGCCCGACGCGCCCGCCGTCGACCGTCCAGGCGCGCCCGGCGCGGGCATCCTCGTAGCGCAGGGTCAGCGCGTCGGCCTCGACCGACTGCAGCCCCGCAAGCCGCGGATCTATCGCCAGCCTGTCGATCAGCTTCATGATGGTGGGCAGGTCGGGCGCCGGTCCGCGTCGTCCCAGCAGATCGTCGAAGCCCATGGTCAGCCGCCCGGCCGCGTCGCGCCGCGCCATCAGCTGCACGCCCGAGACCCGCGCCACGCGCAGCTCGTACTCGCCGCGCAGAAGCTCGGTCGGGGCAAGCCCGGCCTCGATCAGCCCAAGCGCGGCAAGCTGCTCGCCGTCCGGGCCGCGCAGCTCGACATCGGTCAGCGCGATCCGGGCCAGCCAGTCGGGCTGGAGCCGCAGCCTCAGGTCACCGAAACTCACTTCGGTGCCGGGCAGCGCATCGGCGATGCGCGCCTCGACCGCCGAGCGCAGCCAGTCCGGGGCCGAGACCGAGCTGCCCTTGGCGTACCAGATCCCGCCCGCGACGAGCAGCAGCAGAAGCAGCAGCGTGCCCAGCCCGCAGCCACAGCCCCAGAGCACGACGCGGCGGCGTCTCGAGCGCGGTTTTCGGTGGCTCTTGCCGGCTGTCACTGGCGGTGCGCTCTCATCTCGCTATTGTCCTACTCCGGGTTCTAGCCCAAGAACCCAGCAAAGCGAACCGCCCAAAGGAGATGCGCAATGTCGGACATGGCCCCCGATTTCACCCTTCCCGTCACCGGCGGCGGAGAGGTCACCCTGTCGGCGCTGCGCCCCGAGAAGGTGGTGCTGTTCTTCTACCCGCGCGACGACACCTCGGGCTGCACGGTCGAGAACCAGGATTTCTCGCGGCTCATGCCCGAGTTCGAGGCGCTCGGGGTGAAGGTCTTCGGCATCTCGGCGGACTCGCTGGAGAGCCACGAGAAGTTCCTCCTCAAGAAGTCCCTCGCCGTGCCGCTGCTGTCGGACGAGACCGCGCAGACCTGCACCGCCTTCGGCGTGTGGAAGGAAAAGAAGATGTACGGCAAGACCTTCATGGGGATCGAGCGCAGCACCTTCCTGATCGACGGCACCGGCCGGATCCTGCGCGAATGGCGCAAGGTGAAGGTGCCGGGACATGCCGACGAGGTGCTGGCCGCGGCCAAGGACCTCTGAGCGACGGGCAACTCCCTTCAAAGGGAGTTGCAACGTCCTTCCAAGGACGTTGCGGACCCGCCCGGGCCCGCGCGCCCCACACCGGACACATTCCCTGCCCGGAAAACAGGCGAAAAAACGGGCAGATCCTATCCAAAAGAAGTAGCTGAGATCGGCAGGTTTTCGCCGTTTGCGCGCCGTTCCGCCTTACGCGACGAATCGCAAGCCCAAAATTGTTGCGATTTCGAGGGGGTCTGTTAGTCCCTTTGCAGGTTTGGGGATTAGGGGACCCGGGCCGGAATTGGGACGGAATAAGGGACAGACACGTGCGGACGCGGCTTGCGATCAAATGGCACGCGCTTCTTGAGCGCTATTTTCCGGAACGTCGACTCTTTCTCAGGTCGGACACCGACACGCGGTTCATCCGCCTCCGATCCGGGACACAGGCCATCGCGACCCTGGGCATCGCCCTCACCGTCGGCTGGACCATCGTCGCCACCGCCATCCTGCTGATGGACAGCATCAGCGCCGGCAATTTCCGCGAACAGTCCCGCCGCGACCAGACCACCTACCAGCAGCGCCTCAACGAGCTTTCGCGGGAGCGCGACGTCCGCGCCGCCGAGGCCAAGGCCGCGCAGGAACGCTTCAACACCGCCCTCGCCCAGGTCTCCGAGATGCAGTCGCAGCTGCTCGACAGCGAGACCCGCCGCCGCGAGCTCGAGACCGGGATCGACGTGATCCAGTCCACTCTCGGCACCGCGATGAAGGAACGCGAGGACGCCAGCACCCGCCTCGCCGCGCTCGAGGACCAGGTGGCGAACGGCGGCACCGCGCTCGCCGCGGCCGGCGGCGAGGGTGACGGCACGCTCGACCTCTTGTCGGGGATGCTCGCCCGCACCGCCGCCGAGCGCGACCAGGTCGTCGCCGACGCGCAGGACGCGCTGGTGCGCGCCGACGAGATCGCCACCGAGATGCGGCTGATGGAAGAGCAGAACGACATCATCTTCCGCCAGCTCGAGGACGCGATGACCATCTCGGTCGAGCCGCTGGACAAGATGTTCAAGGCCGCCGGCATGAACCCCGACACGCTGATCAAGCAGGTGCGCAAGGGCTACTCGGGCCAGGGCGGCCCGCTCACCCCGCTGACCTTCAGCACCCGCGGCCAGGAACCTTCGGCCGATGCCGAGCGCGCCAACCGCATCCTCGGCGAGATGGACAAGCTCAACCTCTACCGCATCGCCGCCGAGCGGGCCCCCTTTTCCGTCCCGCTGAAGGATCCCTTCCGCTTCACCTCGGGCTTCGGCCGCCGCTGGGGCCGCATGCACGAGGGCACCGATTTCGCCGCGCCGCACGGCACGCCGATCTACGCCACCGCCGACGGGGTGGTCATCCACGCCGGCTGGATGTCCGGTTACGGGCGCCTCGTGAAGATCCAGCACGAGTTCGGGATCGAGACCCGCTACGGCCACATGTCCAAAATCAACGTGAAGGTCGGCCAAAGGGTCTCGCGCGGACAGCAGGTTGGTGCTATGGGAAATACAGGACGGTCGACCGGCACGCATCTTCACTACGAGATCCGCGTCGGCGGTTCGCCCGTCAATCCCATGATCTACATCAAGGCTGCCAACGATGTTTTCTAAGAGCAAGATCAATGAACCCGGGCCCAAGGCCGAGGAAGCCGTGGCGAAACCCGCGGTCTCCGATGCGCCCCGGTCGACCGAGTTCAAGCCGACCGCTCCGAAAGCCAAGCCGCCGGCTTCGGTCCTGTCGAGCGATCTGCACATCACCGGCAACCTCAAGACCACCGGCGACATCCAGGTCGAAGGCACCATCGAGGGCGACATCCGCGCCCACCTGCTGACCGTCGGCGAGACTGCCACGATCAAGGGCGAGATCGTCGCGGATGACGTGGTGATCAACGGCCGCATCGTCGGCCGCGTGCGCGGCCTGAAGGTGCGCCTGACCGCCACCGCCCGCGTCGAGGGCGACATCATCCACAAGACCATCGCCATCGAGTCCGGCGCCCATTTCGAGGGTTCGGTGCAGCGCGCCGACGATCCGCTCTCGACCGGCAAGGCCAAGGCCGCGCCGACCCCGACCGCGGAACCGACCGCCGGCTGAGCCGCGGCGCAGCGCGCAGGAATGACGACGCCGGGCCTTCGCCCGGCGTTTTTCGTTTCCCGGTCCTTCTTCCGGCCCGCCCCGTCAGGCGTCGAGCTCGGCATCCCAGTAGAGGAAGTCCAGCCAGCTCTCGTGCAGGTGGTTCGGCGGGAACTTGCGGCCGACGTTCAGCAACTCCCCGGCGGTGGGCTGGCGCGGCGCGCGGTAGAGCGACATGCCGGCGCGGCGCAGGCTCTTCGAGCCCTTGCGCAGGTTGCAGGGCGAGCAGGCCGCCACCACGTTCTCCCAGCTGGTGATCCCGCCCGAGGCGCGCGGCACCACGTGGTCGAAGGTCAGGTCGCCCTTGCTGCCGCAGTACTGGCAGCGGAACTCGTCCCTCAGAAAAAGATTAAAGCGCGTGAAGGCCACGCGCTTTCTGGGTCTTACGTAATCTTTGAGGACGACGACACTCGGTATCTTCAGCACCATCGAGGGGCTTCGGACCTCCTCGTCGTACTCGGCGACGATGTCCACCCTGTCGAGGAAGGCCGCCTTCACCGCTTCCTGCCATGGCCAGAGCGACAGTGGGTAGTAGGAGAGCGGGCGATAGTCCGCGTTCAGCACCAGCGCCGGGTGTTGGCGGAGCGCCGAGGGCTCTCGTACGAAGTGGGTCCTGAAGTCGCCGTCCATGAGTGAGTCGTCCCCCGCTCTGTCTGCTCGTAAGGGCACCAGAGCGGGACCACCCGCCCCAGCTACAAAACCACTATATATCGCGGATAGGCTCTGACAAGCCTCGCTATGTGCCCTGATGCCCCTGTGGATAGGTGATGCTCATGACATGAGCATGACACCACGGGGCGTCATCGGCTAGTCTTCTCGCATGCGTGATCCATCCATGACCGATGCCGCCCCGCCGCCCTTCCTTCTGGAGGCGGCGCTCTATTGTCCGGACATCGACGCCGCCGAGGCCTTCTACGAGGGGGTCATGGGGCTGAAGAAGCTGAAGCGCCTCGACTCCCGCCACGTCTTCTTCCGCGTCGGCACGGGGGTGCTGCTGCTCTTCAACCCGGACGAGACCGAGAAGCCGCCGCACAACCCCGCGCTGCCGGTGCCGAGCCACGGCGCGCGCGGGCCGGGGCATGTCTGCCTCGCGATGCCCGGGGCGGCGCTGGAGCGCTGGCGCAAGCGGCTGCAGCAGGCGGGCGTGCACATCGAGGCGGACTTCACCTGGCCGAACGGTGCGCGCTCGATCTATTTCCGCGACCCGGCGGGCAATTCGGTGGAACTGGCCGAGCCGCGGCTCTGGGAATAGCCGGTTGCGCGATGCCCCGCGCGCACCGGCAACACCCCTTGGCAGGCGCGCCCGCGGGTCCGCCTTGCGGACCCGCTACACGCGCGGCGCGTCAGGCGGGCAAGCCCGCCGACGCGCTAGAACCCGCACTTGTCGCGCAGGAAGGCCAGCGCCACGCCCAGCCCCTCGGGGTCGATGCCGTGGCCGGTGCCCTTCATCACGTGGGCGTAGACTTCCTTCCAGCCGGCGCCCTGCAGCGCCTCGGCGGCGGCGGGCAGCGACTCGGGCGGCACCACCTCGTCGTGGTCGCCATGCACCAGCAGCACCGGCGGGCGGCTCATCACCTCATCGGCCAGCAGCTCGGGCGAGATCAGCCGGCCCGAGAAGGCCACGACACCGGCCAGCTCGTCCTCGCGCCGGGGCGCCACGTGCAGCGACATCATCGAGCCCTGCGAGAAGCCGAAGAGCGCCACCTGCTCGGGCAGCAGGTCCTCGTCGACCATCAGCGCGTCGAGGAAGGCGTTCAGATCCTCGATCGCCCGCACCATGCCCTGCATGGATTCCTCTTCGGATGAGCCGTCGATCCACGGGATCGGGAACCACTGGAAACCCATGGGCGAGCCGGCGCAGTCCTCCGGCGCATCGGGCGCGACGAAGAGCGTGTCGGGCAGGTGCTCGGCCAGCGGGTCCGCGAGGCCGAGGAGGTCGGCGCCGTTGGCGCCATAGCCGTGCAGGAAGACGACGCAGGAGCGGGTCTCGCCCGATGCGGGGCCCTTGCGGCCGGCCTGGAGAACGCGGGTCATGCAATACCTTCTCTTTGCTTGCGCACATGGTAGTAGGCCCAGAGCGCGCGCGCCGCAACTGCCCGCCAAGGGCTCCATGCCTCGGCCATCTCGCGCAGGGCACGCTCCTTGGGGCGGTCTTCCAGATCGAAGAGCAGCCGCGCGGATTCCTGCAGCGCCAGATCCCCCGGCGCGAAGACATCGGCATGGCCGAGCGAGAACATGGCGTAGATCTCGGCGGTCCAGACGCCGATGCCCTTCACCGCGGTCAGCGTCTCGACCACCACCGGCGTCGGCGCGGTCCGCAAGGCGTCGAAGTCGATGCCCTCGGCGGCCAGCGCCTGAGCGTAGGTCGCCTTCTGCCGCGACAGCCCCAGCGCGCGCAGCCCCTCGAGATCGGTGGACAGGATCGCCTCGGGCGCGGTCATTCCCGCCGCCTCGAGCCGTGCCCAGATCGCCCGCGCCGAGGCGACGCTGACCTGCTGGCTGACGATCGCCGACAGGAGCTGCCCGAACCCGTCCTCGCGCCGCCGCAGCGGCAGCGGGCCGGTCAGCTCGAGCGCATGGGCAAAGCGCGGCTCGGCCGAGGCCAGCCAGTCGCAGCCCTCGGCCACGCAGGCATCGGAAAAGATGATCCGTCCGACTGTCTCGTTCTGCTCTGCCATATGCGCTCCGCCTCCGGTCCTGCCCTGTCCTAGCGCAGACGCGGCCCGCTTGCCACCATGGCGCGGCACATCTGCGCCCCCTTGTGCTCGCGCGCGCACCGCCCTACCGATATGGCCATGCAAGCTTCCTCCGCGTCCCGCGCCCGCCGCAATGTCATGGTTCTGGTTCTCGCGCAGGCGTTTCTGGGCGCGCAGATGCCGATGATCTTCACCATCGGGGGGCTCGCCGGCCAGTCGCTGGCCCCGAACCCCTGCTTCGCCACGCTGCCGATCTCGCTCATCGTGCTCGGCTCGATGCTCTCGGCGACGCCGGTCTCGGCCTTCATGCAGCGCTTCGGCCGCCGCGCCGGGTTCTTCCTCGGCACCACCGGCGGCACGCTCGGCGGCATCGTCGGGGCGACGGGGCTCTACCTGCAATCCTTCCCGATCTTCCTGCTCGGCAGCCTGCTGACCGGGCTCTACATGTCGACGCAGGGCTTCTTCCGCTTCGCCGCCGCCGACACCGCCAGCCCCGAGTTCCGCCCCAAGGCGATCTCCTACGTGATGGCGGGCGGGCTGGTCTCGGCGCTGATCGGCCCGCAGATGGTGAAACTCACCGCAAACGCCTACGTGGTCCCCTTCTTCGGCACCTATGCCACGGTGATCGCGGTGAACCTGCTGGGCTCGCTGCTCTTCCTCTTCCTCGACATCCCGAAGCCCCCGGCCCGCGCTCCGGGCAGCGACTACGGCCGCACGCGCTGGCAGCTGCTGACCACGCCGCGCATCGCGGTCGCGGTGATCTGCGGCATGGTGAGCTACGCGCTGATGAACCTCGTGATGACCTCGACGCCGCTCGCGGTCGTCGGCTGCGGCTACCAGACCTCGGACGCGGCCAACGTGGTGAGCGCCCACGTGCTGGCGATGTTCGCGCCGTCCTTCTTCACCGGCCAGCTGATCAGCCGCTTCGGGGTCGAGAAGATCATGGGCACCGGGCTGCTCATCCTTGCCTGCGCCGGGGGCGTGGCGATGACCGGGGTTGAGCTCGAGAACTTCTTCCTCGCGCTGGTGCTGCTCGGGCTTGGCTGGAACTTCGGCTTCATCGGCGCGACCACCATGCTCGCGGGCGCCCACACCGCCGAGGAGCGCGGCCGCATGCAGGGGCTGAACGACCTGCTGGTCTTCGGCGGGGTGACCTTCGCCTCGCTGGCCTCGGGCGGGCTGATGAACTGCTCGGGCGGCACGCCGCAGGAGGGCTGGAGCGCCGTGGTCATGGCCATGGCGCCGTTCCTCGTGCTTGCCGGCGGCGCGCTGATCTGGCTGCTGCTGCGCCCGGTGGAGCAACCGGCGGAGTGAGCGCACCTTCCTTCGAAGGAAGGTGCAAGTCTCCTCGAAGAGACTTGCCCTAGACCCGGCCGCGGAACGCCGCCGCCACCAGCCGCGCCCGCTTGGAGAATTCCGACAGTTGCAGCGTGCCCTCGGCGACGCGCCCCGGCTCCTTCGCCGCAAGCGCCAGCAGCGGCCCCGCCTGCCAGCCCGCCAGCAGCGCCGGACGCGCCGATTTCGGCATCTTGCCAAACCCCCTGCGCGCCCGCTTCAGCCGCTCGAGCCCGCCACGCGCCAGCGCCGCCACGCCCTCGGGCCGCCCGTCGAGCAGCGGCACCCGGCCCTTGCCCTCGAGCTCCGGCACCGCGCGCAGGAAGGCCGCAAGACCGAAGGCATAGCCCGCGTCCAGCGCCACCTCTTCGTCGATGCCGCCAAGCGCCCGCCCCGCCGCCAGCAGCAAGAGGCCCGAGGTCTCCTCGAGATAGCGCGTGAGGTGCCCCTCGTCCTCGAAGGGATCGCGGTAGATGTCCCAGCGCCGCGCGCCGACCAGCGGGTCGAGCCGCGCCGCGGTCTCGGCGTCGAGCACCTGCGCAAGCGGCGTCACCACCTCGTGCCGCCGCACCGCGCCGCCCTTCGCGATCTCTTCCAGAGCGTCGCGCCACCATTGCAGGCGCATCTCGGCGATCATCGTCTCCTGCGTCACCCAGGGCGCGCGGGCGACCTCGAGGTTGAAGGCATAGAGCGGGAAGAGCACGCGCCGCGCCTCGGGCGGCGCGGCCATGGCGGCGGCGAACCGGTCGGGATCGCCGCGCTCGAGCAGGCCCGCGCAGGCGATCAGGTCGTCACTGAGCTGCACGCGCCACCCCGTCGCAATCGCGGATCAGCTTCCAGCGCACCGCATCGAGCAGCGCCTCGAACGACGCATCCACTATGTTCGCGCTGACCCCGACAGTCTGCCAGCGCCGGCCCGAGCCGTCCTCGCTGTCGATGATGACGCGGGTCACGGCCTCGGTGCCGCCCTGGGTGATGCGCACCTTGAAGTCCACCAGCCGCATGTCGTCGATCACCGACTGGTAGGGCCCAAGGTCCTTGGCCAGCGCCTTGGCGAGCGCGTTCACCGGGCCGCGGTCGTGCCCCTCGGTGTCGAGGCTGTCCGAGACGGAAAGCTTCTTCTCGCCGTCGATCTTCACCACCACCACGGCCTCCGACAGCGAGACCATCTTGTCGTACTTGTTCTTGCGCCGCTCGATGGTGACCCGGTAGCGCTTCACCTCGAAGAACTCGGGCAGGCAGCCCAGCTCCTCGCGCGCCAGCAGCTCGAAGCTCGCCTGCGCGGTGTCGTAGGTGTAGCCCTCGGCCTCCTGCGTCTTGATCCGGTCGAGGATGCGCCCCAGCGCCGGGTTGCCGGGCTCGACCTCGAGCCCCGCCTCGGCGAGCCGGCGGCGCAGGTTCGACTGGCCCGCCTGGTTCGACATCGGGATGACCCGGCGGTTGCCGACCACGCCCGGCTCGATGTGCTCGTAGGTGGTGGGGTCCTTGAGGATCGCGCTCGCGTGCAGCCCCGCCTTGTGGGCGAAGGCCGAGCTGCCGACATAGGGCGCCTGGCGCATCGGCACGCGGTTGAGGATCTCGTCGAGCATCCGGCTCACCTGCGTGATGCCCTCGACCGCCTCGAGGCTCACCCCGGTCTCGAAGCGCGAGGCATAGGGCTCCTTCAGCAGCAGCGTCGGGATGAGCGTGGTGAGGTTGGCATTGCCGCAGCGCTCGCCGAGCCCGTTGAGCGTGCCCTGCAGCTGCCGCACGCCCGCGTCGATCGCCGCCAGCGTGCCGCCCACGGCGGTCTCGGTGTCGTTGTGGGTGTGGATGCCGAGCTTCTCGCCCGGCACGCCCGCCGCGATCACCTCGCGCACGATGCGGCCGATCTCCTCGGGCAGCGTGCCGCCGTTGGTGTCGCAGAGCACGACCCAGCGTGCGCCGTTCTCCAGCGCCGCCTTCACGCAGGAGAGCGCGTAGCCGGGGTTGGCCTTGTAGCCATCGAAGAAATGCTCGGCGTCGAACAGCGCCTCGCGCCCGAGGCCGACGCAATGCGCCACCGAGGCCGAGATCGCCTCGAGGTTCTCCTCGAGCGTGATGCCGAGCGCGGTGGTCACGTGGAACTCGTGGGTCTTGCCGACGAGGCAGACCGAGGGCGTGCCCGCGTTCAGCACCGCCGCCAGCACGTCGTCATTCGCCGCCGAGCGCCCGGCCCGCTTGGTCATGCCGAAGGCGGTCATCGTGGCGCGGGTCTTGCCGACCTCGTCGAAGAAGGCGCTGTCCGTGGGGTTCGCCCCGGGCCAGCCGCCCTCGATGTAGTCGACCCCCAGCGCGTCGAGCGCCGCAACGATGCGGTGCTTCTCGGCGGTCGAGAACTGTACGCCCTGCGTCTGCTGCCCGTCGCGCAGCGTGGTGTCGTAGATGTAGAGACGCTCCTTCCCCATCACGCCCCTCCTTTCATCTTTCCAGAAATACTCCGGGGGCGCGGGGGCTGGCCCCCGCATCCCGCTGCCCGCCCGCACAAGGCCATCCCGCTTCGCATCACACCAGCCCCTCCAGCTTGGCCGCGTCGAACCCGGCGCCGGGCAGAAGCTCGACACCCGCCTTCGACATGCGCACCTCGACCCCGGCCGCGATCAGCGCGGTCTTGAGCCGGTCGACCTCGGAGAAATCCTTGCTCTCCATCGCCTGCGCCCGCACGCCCGCGAGGTGGTCCGCCAGACCCGAGAGGTCCGGCCCCGCGCTCACCCAACCGCCCAGCTCGTCCGTCAGCAGGCCCAGAAGCTGCGCCGAGGCAAGAAAATCCTCCACGGAAACCGGGCCTTCAGGCGTATCCACGCCTCTCTCAAGAGCCGATGCCATCGCGTGAAGACGTGCGATAACACCCGCGGTATTCAAATCGTCCTTGAGCGGTGCGATCTCGATTTCGCTTGGAGTGCCGGGCTTCACGCCTTCGGTAATCTTCCGCCACCTCCGCAGAGTCGCCTCGGCCTGCGCCGCCTTCTCGGCGGTCCAGTCCATCGGCTTGCGATAGTGCGTCGAGAGCATCACGAAGCGGATCACCTCGCCCGGCACGGCGGGCTGGCCGTCGTGGCCGTCGAGCAGGTCGCGCACGGTGAAGAAGTTGCCGAGCGACTTCGACATCTTCTTGCCCTCGACCTGCAGCATCTCGTTGTGCAGCCAGACCTTGGCGAAGTCGCCATGCGGGTGCGCGCAGCAGCTCTGCGCGATCTCGTTCTCGTGGTGCGGGAACATCAGGTCATTGCCGCCGCCGTGGATGTCGAAGCTCTCGCCCAAAAGCTCGTAGGACATCGCCGAGCACTCGATGTGCCAGCCCGGACGGCCCCGGCCCCAA
The Salipiger sp. H15 DNA segment above includes these coding regions:
- a CDS encoding squalene/phytoene synthase family protein, encoding MQLSDDLIACAGLLERGDPDRFAAAMAAPPEARRVLFPLYAFNLEVARAPWVTQETMIAEMRLQWWRDALEEIAKGGAVRRHEVVTPLAQVLDAETAARLDPLVGARRWDIYRDPFEDEGHLTRYLEETSGLLLLAAGRALGGIDEEVALDAGYAFGLAAFLRAVPELEGKGRVPLLDGRPEGVAALARGGLERLKRARRGFGKMPKSARPALLAGWQAGPLLALAAKEPGRVAEGTLQLSEFSKRARLVAAAFRGRV
- the cysS gene encoding cysteine--tRNA ligase, which gives rise to MTISLTNSKTRRKEPFTPIDPQNVRMYVCGPTVYDRAHLGNARPAIVFDVLARLLRHEYGAEHVTYVRNFTDVDDKINATAQARKAAGDPRSLEALIAERTEETIGWYLQDMGAVGVAEPDHMPRATQFIPQMVAMIEGLIADGHAYEAEGHVLFAVESYKNYGALSGRSVDDMIAGARVEVAPYKRNPMDFVLWKPSDAELPGWDSPWGRGRPGWHIECSAMSYELLGESFDIHGGGNDLMFPHHENEIAQSCCAHPHGDFAKVWLHNEMLQVEGKKMSKSLGNFFTVRDLLDGHDGQPAVPGEVIRFVMLSTHYRKPMDWTAEKAAQAEATLRRWRKITEGVKPGTPSEIEIAPLKDDLNTAGVIARLHAMASALERGVDTPEGPVSVEDFLASAQLLGLLTDELGGWVSAGPDLSGLADHLAGVRAQAMESKDFSEVDRLKTALIAAGVEVRMSKAGVELLPGAGFDAAKLEGLV
- the cimA gene encoding citramalate synthase; protein product: MGKERLYIYDTTLRDGQQTQGVQFSTAEKHRIVAALDALGVDYIEGGWPGANPTDSAFFDEVGKTRATMTAFGMTKRAGRSAANDDVLAAVLNAGTPSVCLVGKTHEFHVTTALGITLEENLEAISASVAHCVGLGREALFDAEHFFDGYKANPGYALSCVKAALENGARWVVLCDTNGGTLPEEIGRIVREVIAAGVPGEKLGIHTHNDTETAVGGTLAAIDAGVRQLQGTLNGLGERCGNANLTTLIPTLLLKEPYASRFETGVSLEAVEGITQVSRMLDEILNRVPMRQAPYVGSSAFAHKAGLHASAILKDPTTYEHIEPGVVGNRRVIPMSNQAGQSNLRRRLAEAGLEVEPGNPALGRILDRIKTQEAEGYTYDTAQASFELLAREELGCLPEFFEVKRYRVTIERRKNKYDKMVSLSEAVVVVKIDGEKKLSVSDSLDTEGHDRGPVNALAKALAKDLGPYQSVIDDMRLVDFKVRITQGGTEAVTRVIIDSEDGSGRRWQTVGVSANIVDASFEALLDAVRWKLIRDCDGVARAAQ
- a CDS encoding MFS transporter, which codes for MQASSASRARRNVMVLVLAQAFLGAQMPMIFTIGGLAGQSLAPNPCFATLPISLIVLGSMLSATPVSAFMQRFGRRAGFFLGTTGGTLGGIVGATGLYLQSFPIFLLGSLLTGLYMSTQGFFRFAAADTASPEFRPKAISYVMAGGLVSALIGPQMVKLTANAYVVPFFGTYATVIAVNLLGSLLFLFLDIPKPPARAPGSDYGRTRWQLLTTPRIAVAVICGMVSYALMNLVMTSTPLAVVGCGYQTSDAANVVSAHVLAMFAPSFFTGQLISRFGVEKIMGTGLLILACAGGVAMTGVELENFFLALVLLGLGWNFGFIGATTMLAGAHTAEERGRMQGLNDLLVFGGVTFASLASGGLMNCSGGTPQEGWSAVVMAMAPFLVLAGGALIWLLLRPVEQPAE